A region from the Musa acuminata AAA Group cultivar baxijiao chromosome BXJ1-10, Cavendish_Baxijiao_AAA, whole genome shotgun sequence genome encodes:
- the LOC103969961 gene encoding endoribonuclease Dicer homolog 3a isoform X2 produces MSPSKRPIDSADGEGSPVTAKKQKHEPEEFEPRSHQLAVYEVALRTNTIAVLETGSGKTMISVMLVKHFGEELKKRGDQRLILFLAPTVHLVVQQYETIKVHTDVDVQYCCGAKAVDAWSIASWQKEVSTYQVMVMTPQILLDVLRKGFLNLDMVHLMVIDECHHALGDHPYNKLMKEFYHKSVLKPHIFGMTASPILRKGISSTADCEGQLSELEAILDSKICTVADRSEINMFVPSAKEVNRYYDAKLFIHEELKTKLRLLLDKYDASLVQLGKSSLDNYNDTADIIKAPKKDLSSYYDKICHCMDELGLVCAIEATKICIDAVSSSNSTDRHDFVMVNVAQCKSFLEEVLQKLAERLPADFELLLKTENDCAAAVQKGYISSKLYELIQIIRSLGMPSQVVCLIFVERNITAKVLERFIKKVCFLSHFTVSYLAGGSSSVDALTPKTQKDTLDSFRSGKANLLFTTDVAEEGTDVPDCSCVIRFDLPKTARSYIQSHGRARQAGSHYVIMLERGNLQQRDLLFDIIKNKHSTVDIALNRDQDSLVSIVSINEDLGAYYVDSTGASVTADSSVSLINTYCQNLPRDKYFTPKPIFRFTLDGGYYECTITLPPNAAIQTIVGPANQNSHVAKKLACLEACKRLHQSGALNDHLLPCVQEHLDDVKAEKTGESAKGAGTTKRKELHGMTTAHAMSGTWAHQNDGIILQGYKLNFSCNRIGENYSAFILLIDAILDQDVACKEIDLYLIDKMVKADISPCGPIALDKKQVDQGKLFQELFFNGLFGKLFTGSKSSGVSRKFLLSDNRSLWNTSNMYMLLPLDSSCAHKHDKVSINWKAISASASVVKFMREIYSSRGQNGPVVDSKCGSSETRGSMPDMIHLANRFAEPQSLKGVVVLAIHTGRIYCVLDVVTGLTADSPFDGNSRKQSSDTWTFSEYFSKKYGIVLQHPRQPLLLLKSSHNPHNLLSSKSGTEGNFVPKRSNGKNVSLNHVHMPPELLVDIDVPYEVLKSFYLLPSLMYRVESLMLACQLRKEISFCSSNPIPSFLILEAITTLRCCEDFSMERLELLGDSVLKYAVSCSLFLKFPGKHEGKLSSDRIKIIRNATLHSLGTKHGIQGYIRDAAFEPRRWVAPGHISIHRVPCKCGLNDNEVPNIILDTISDKSIVIGKACDRGHRWLCSKTISDCVEALIGAYYVGGGLPAALAFIKWLGIDTEFEPDMVEEAIRTASGWTYLPKIHEIETLESKIGYKFTVKGLLLESITHASQQELGVFFCYQRLEFLGDSVLDLLITWHLFQRHKDIDPGELTDLRSASVNNENFAQVAVRHKLQQHLQHNSGLLLEQITEFVKRLEDSDENKYMLLSNGSSKVPKVLGDMVESIAGAILIDTKLDLDKVWEIFEPLLSPIATPENLELPPLRELTELCSHHGYFLNTTCTNEGDMNVAVLEVQLEDVLLVREGREKNKKAAKGQAAYLLLKDLEEKGFLHSRHASKGTQAEEKIASHKESVEKSGSLMLDIEIPTPAKHGEVVNSKNVSVPSPGKPVALTVKMQKGGPRTALYELCKRCQWPMPSFETLEWKPSGDQMNECTEGGDANRHMFVSGITLHIPNSTIIKRKGDRRPDKKSSQDSAALTMLYELEKLGRCQIEVQQPAERIS; encoded by the exons ATGAGTCCTTCGAAGAGACCCATCGACTCGGCCGACGGCGAAGGGTCGCCGGTTACGGCCAAGAAGCAGAAGCATGAGCCCGAAGAATTCGAGCCAAGGag TCATCAACTCGCGGTATACGAAGTGGCACTTCGGACGAACACGATCGCCGTGCTGGAGACAGGTTCGGGGAAGACTATGATTTCCGTTATGCTAGTAAAGCATTTCGGGGAGGAGTTGAAGAAGCGCGGAGACCAGCGGCTCATTCTCTTTCTTGCCCCCACCGTTCACCTCGTCGTTCAG CAATACGAAACAATAAAGGTTCACACCGATGTTGACGTACAATATTGCTGTGGAGCCAAGGCGGTGGATGCGTGGAGCATTGCCTCCTGGCAGAAGGAAGTCTCCACTTACCAA GTAATGGTCATGACTCCACAAATTTTGTTAGATGTTCTGAGGAAAGGTTTCCTCAATCTTGATATGGTCCACCTGATGGTAATTGATGAGTGTCATCATGCATTGGGCGACCATCCCTACAATAAATTGATGAAG GAGTTTTATCACAAGTCTGTGCTGAAACCACATATATTTGGAATGACTGCATCGCCTATCTTGAGGAAAG GCATATCATCAACTGCTGATTGTGAAGGCCAACTATCGGAGCTTGAGGCTATACTAGATTCCAAG ATTTGTACAGTGGCAGATAGAAGTGAGATAAACATGTTTGTTCCTTCAGCTAAAGAAGTAAACAGATATTATGATGCCAAGCTGTTCATACATGAAGAATTGAAAACAAAGTTGAGGTTATTGTTGGATAAG TATGATGCATCACTTGTTCAGTTGGGAAAATCATCACTGGATAATTACAATGACACTGCTGACATCATCAAGGCTCCAAAAAAGGATCTGTCTAGTTATTACGATAAGATCTGCCACTGCATGGATGAGCTAGGCCTGGTCTGTGCTATTGAG GCTACTAAGATCTGTATAGATGCTGTAAGTTCTTCAAATTCTACTGATCGTCACGACTTTGTCATGGTGAATGTAGCTCAGTGCAAATCTTTTCTTGAGGAAGTATTGCAAAAACTTGCAGAAAGATTGCCAGCAG attttgaactactTTTGAAGACTGAAAATGATTGTGCAGCGGCTGTACAAAAGGGTTACATCTCTTCAAAGCTATATGAACTTATTCAAATCATTCGGTCTCTTGG GATGCCCAGCCAAGTAGTCTGCCTCATCTTTGTTGAAAGAAATATTACTGCTAAAGTTTTGGAAAGGTTTATTAAGAAAGTTTGTTTTTTATCACATTTCACTGTGTCATACTTGGCTGGAGGGTCTTCTTCAGTTGATGCACTAACCCCAAAAACGCAAAAGGATACTCTGGATTCCTTTCGTTCAGGGAAG GCAAATTTACTATTTACCACTGATGTCGCTGAAGAGGGTACCGATGTGCCAGATTGTTCATGTGTAATCCGTTTTGATTTGCCGAAAACAGCTCGTAGTTACATTCAGTCTCATGGCCGAGCTCGACAAGCTGGTTCTCATTACGTTATCATGCTTGAACG TGGGAATTTGCAACAAAGAGATTTGTTATTTGATATCATCAAGAATAAGCATTCAACGGTTGACATCGCATTAAACAGAGACCAAGACTCCCTTGTATCTATAGTGTCTATTAATGAAGATTTAGGTGCTTATTATGTTGATTCAACTGGAGCAAGTGTTACTGCTGACTCTAGTGTCAGTCTCATAAATACATATTGTCAAAACCTTCCAAGAGACAA GTACTTCACTCCCAAACCAATTTTCAGGTTCACTTTGGATGGCGGGTACTATGAGTGCACAATAACTTTGCCTCCAAATGCTGCAATTCAGACAATAGTTGGTCCAGCTAATCAAAATTCACATGTAGCAAAAAAGCTTGCATGCCTGGAGGCTTGCAAAAGACTACATCAATCAGGAGCACTTAATGATCATCTTCTTCCTTGTGTTCAAGAGCACTTGGATGATGTGAAAGCTGAAAAAACTGGGGAATCAGCTAAAGGAGCAG GAACGACGAAGAGAAAAGAATTGCATGGAATGACAACTGCTCATGCTATGTCAGGAACATGGGCACACCAAAATGATGGTATTATTCTGCAGGGATATAAGCTAAATTTCTCGTGCAACCGGATCGGCGAGAACTATTCTGCCTTTATCCTATTAATTGATGCAATTTTAGATCAAGATGTTGCTTGCAAGGAAATAGATCTTTACTTAATTGACAAAATGGTTAAAGCTGATATTTCTCCCTGTGGACCAATTGCATTGGATAAGAAGCAG GTAGACCAAGGAAAGCTTTTCCAGGAGTTGTTTTTTAATGGTTTATTCGGGAAGTTATTTACAGGATCCAAGTCATCTGGGGTGTCAAGGAAATTCTTACTTAGTGATAATAGATCATTGTGGAACACATCAAATATGTATATGCTCTTACCTCTAGATTCTTCTTGTGCTCACAAGCATGATAAAGTAAGCATTAATTGGAAGGCGATAAGTGCAAGCGCTTCAGTGGTTAAATTTATGAGAGAAATTTATTCATCTAGAGGACAAAACGGTCCAGTTGTAGATTCCAAATGTGGTTCCTCTGAGACAAGGGGTTCTATGCCAGATATGATCCACCTAGCCAATCGCTTTGCAGAGCCTCAGAGTCTCAAAGGTGTGGTAGTTTTGGCAATCCATACAGGAAGGATTTATTGTGTTCTAGATGTGGTTACTGGTTTGACTGCTGATAGTCCATTTGATGGGAATTCTCGGAAACAATCATCAGATACTTGGACATTCTCAGAGTACTTCAGTAAGAA GTATGGAATTGTGCTTCAACATCCAAGGCAACCATTATTGTTGTTGAAGAGCAGTCACAATCCTCATAATCTTTTATCTTCAAAGTCTGGAACTGAAG GTAATTTTGTACCGAAAAGATCTAATGGTAAGAATGTGTCTCTAAATCATGTTCACATGCCTCCAGAGCTTCTAGTTGATATTGATGTACCATACGAAGTCTTGAAATCTTTTTACTTGCTACCTTCTTTGATGTACCGAGTGGAATCCTTGATGTTAGCCTGCCAACTAAGGAAGGAAATTTCTTTCTGTTCTAGCAATCCTATACCAAGCTTCCTG ATTTTGGAAGCAATTACTACGCTGAGATGTTGTGAAGACTTCTCCATGGAGCGGTTGGAACTATTAGGGGACTCCGTTTTAAAATATGCAGTGAGTTGTTCTCTCTTTCTAAAATTTCCTGGGAAACACGAAGGGAAATTGTCCTCCGACCGGATAAAAATAATTCGTAATGCCACTCTTCATAGCTTGGGAACTAAACATGGCATACAG GGTTACATACGTGATGCTGCATTTGAACCTCGTAGATGGGTTGCTCCTGGACATATTTCAATACACCGTGTTCCTTGTAAATGTGGATTAAATGACAATGAAGTGCCAAATATAATTTTGGATACAATTAGTGACAAGTCTATTGTGATAGGAAAGGCATGTGATAGAGGACACAGGTGGCTCTGCTCAAAAACAATATCAGATTGTGTCGAGGCTCTGATAGGTGCATATTATGTTGGTGGTGGGCTACCTGCTGCTCTTGCATTTATAAAGTGGCTAGGAATTGATACCGAGTTTGAGCCTGATATGGTTGAGGAGGCTATAAGAACTGCATCAGGTTGGACATaccttcccaaaattcatgaaataGAAACACTGGAATCAAAAATTGGCTACAAGTTTACTGTCAAAGGTCTTCTTCTGGAATCTATTACCCATGCATCTCAGCAAGAATTAGGAGTCTTCTTCTGCTATCAG CGTCTTGAATTCTTGGGTGACTCAGTTTTGGACCTGCTCATTACGTGGCATCTCTTTCAGCGCCATAAAGATATTGACCCTGGGGAATTAACTGATTTAAGATCTGCATCagtaaataatgaaaattttgcTCAAGTAGCTGTCAGGCATAAGCTTCAGCAGCACCTCCAACATAATTCTGGATTACTTTTAGAGCAAATAACAGAGTTTGTCAAGAGACTTGAGGATTCAGATGAAAACAAGTATATGCTTTTGTCAAATGGTTCATCTAAAGTACCTAAG GTCCTTGGAGACATGGTTGAAAGTATTGCCGGTGCCATATTGATAGATACAAAGCTTGATTTAGATAAAGTATGGGAAATTTTTGAGCCATTACTCTCCCCAATTGCCACTCCAGAGAACCTTGAGTTGCCACCTCTACGTGAACTTACTGAATTATGTAGCCACCATGGTTACTTCTTGAATACAACATGCACAAATGAGGGGGACATGAATGTTGCTGTTCTTGAGGTACAACTGGAGGATGTTCTGTTGGTAAGGGAAGGTCGTGAGAAGAATAAAAAAGCTGCAAAAGGGCAAGCAGCATATTTGCTGTTGAAGGACTTGGAA GAAAAAGGATTTTTGCACTCCCGGCATGCCTCCAAAGGGACACAAGCTGAAGAAAAGATTGCAAGCCACAAAGAATCTGTTGAAAAATCTGGTAGTTTAATGTTGGATATTGAGATTCCTACGCCAGCAAAGCACGGTGAAGTAGTCAATTCCAAGAATGTTTCTGTTCCCAGCCCAGGTAAACCAG tGGCTTTGACAGTCAAAATGCAAAAAGGTGGGCCTCGAACTGCACTGTATGAACTCTGCAAAAGATGTCAATGGCCAATGCCTAGCTTTGAAACATTAGAGTGGAAGCCAAG TGGCGACCAGATGAATGAATGTACCGAAGGGGGAGACGCCAACCGTCACATGTTTGTATCAGGCATAACGCTGCAtataccaaattccaccatcatcaaaCGCAAGGGGGACCGGCGTCCTGATAAGAAGAGTTCACAAGATTCTGCAGCACTAACCATGCTTTATGAGCTTGAGAAACTGGGCAGGTGCCAGATTGAGGTGCAACAACCGGCCGAAAGAATTTCATGA
- the LOC103969961 gene encoding endoribonuclease Dicer homolog 3a isoform X6: MSPSKRPIDSADGEGSPVTAKKQKHEPEEFEPRSHQLAVYEVALRTNTIAVLETGSGKTMISVMLVKHFGEELKKRGDQRLILFLAPTVHLVVQQYETIKVHTDVDVQYCCGAKAVDAWSIASWQKEVSTYQVMVMTPQILLDVLRKGFLNLDMVHLMVIDECHHALGDHPYNKLMKEFYHKSVLKPHIFGMTASPILRKGISSTADCEGQLSELEAILDSKICTVADRSEINMFVPSAKEVNRYYDAKLFIHEELKTKLRLLLDKYDASLVQLGKSSLDNYNDTADIIKAPKKDLSSYYDKICHCMDELGLVCAIEATKICIDAVSSSNSTDRHDFVMVNVAQCKSFLEEVLQKLAERLPADFELLLKTENDCAAAVQKGYISSKLYELIQIIRSLGMPSQVVCLIFVERNITAKVLERFIKKVCFLSHFTVSYLAGGSSSVDALTPKTQKDTLDSFRSGKANLLFTTDVAEEGTDVPDCSCVIRFDLPKTARSYIQSHGRARQAGSHYVIMLERGNLQQRDLLFDIIKNKHSTVDIALNRDQDSLVSIVSINEDLGAYYVDSTGASVTADSSVSLINTYCQNLPRDKFTLDGGYYECTITLPPNAAIQTIVGPANQNSHVAKKLACLEACKRLHQSGALNDHLLPCVQEHLDDVKAEKTGESAKGAGTTKRKELHGMTTAHAMSGTWAHQNDGIILQGYKLNFSCNRIGENYSAFILLIDAILDQDVACKEIDLYLIDKMVKADISPCGPIALDKKQQVDQGKLFQELFFNGLFGKLFTGSKSSGVSRKFLLSDNRSLWNTSNMYMLLPLDSSCAHKHDKVSINWKAISASASVVKFMREIYSSRGQNGPVVDSKCGSSETRGSMPDMIHLANRFAEPQSLKGVVVLAIHTGRIYCVLDVVTGLTADSPFDGNSRKQSSDTWTFSEYFSKKYGIVLQHPRQPLLLLKSSHNPHNLLSSKSGTEGNFVPKRSNGKNVSLNHVHMPPELLVDIDVPYEVLKSFYLLPSLMYRVESLMLACQLRKEISFCSSNPIPSFLILEAITTLRCCEDFSMERLELLGDSVLKYAVSCSLFLKFPGKHEGKLSSDRIKIIRNATLHSLGTKHGIQGYIRDAAFEPRRWVAPGHISIHRVPCKCGLNDNEVPNIILDTISDKSIVIGKACDRGHRWLCSKTISDCVEALIGAYYVGGGLPAALAFIKWLGIDTEFEPDMVEEAIRTASGWTYLPKIHEIETLESKIGYKFTVKGLLLESITHASQQELGVFFCYQRLEFLGDSVLDLLITWHLFQRHKDIDPGELTDLRSASVNNENFAQVAVRHKLQQHLQHNSGLLLEQITEFVKRLEDSDENKYMLLSNGSSKVPKVLGDMVESIAGAILIDTKLDLDKVWEIFEPLLSPIATPENLELPPLRELTELCSHHGYFLNTTCTNEGDMNVAVLEVQLEDVLLVREGREKNKKAAKGQAAYLLLKDLEEKGFLHSRHASKGTQAEEKIASHKESVEKSGSLMLDIEIPTPAKHGEVVNSKNVSVPSPGKPVALTVKMQKGGPRTALYELCKRCQWPMPSFETLEWKPSGDQMNECTEGGDANRHMFVSGITLHIPNSTIIKRKGDRRPDKKSSQDSAALTMLYELEKLGRCQIEVQQPAERIS; encoded by the exons ATGAGTCCTTCGAAGAGACCCATCGACTCGGCCGACGGCGAAGGGTCGCCGGTTACGGCCAAGAAGCAGAAGCATGAGCCCGAAGAATTCGAGCCAAGGag TCATCAACTCGCGGTATACGAAGTGGCACTTCGGACGAACACGATCGCCGTGCTGGAGACAGGTTCGGGGAAGACTATGATTTCCGTTATGCTAGTAAAGCATTTCGGGGAGGAGTTGAAGAAGCGCGGAGACCAGCGGCTCATTCTCTTTCTTGCCCCCACCGTTCACCTCGTCGTTCAG CAATACGAAACAATAAAGGTTCACACCGATGTTGACGTACAATATTGCTGTGGAGCCAAGGCGGTGGATGCGTGGAGCATTGCCTCCTGGCAGAAGGAAGTCTCCACTTACCAA GTAATGGTCATGACTCCACAAATTTTGTTAGATGTTCTGAGGAAAGGTTTCCTCAATCTTGATATGGTCCACCTGATGGTAATTGATGAGTGTCATCATGCATTGGGCGACCATCCCTACAATAAATTGATGAAG GAGTTTTATCACAAGTCTGTGCTGAAACCACATATATTTGGAATGACTGCATCGCCTATCTTGAGGAAAG GCATATCATCAACTGCTGATTGTGAAGGCCAACTATCGGAGCTTGAGGCTATACTAGATTCCAAG ATTTGTACAGTGGCAGATAGAAGTGAGATAAACATGTTTGTTCCTTCAGCTAAAGAAGTAAACAGATATTATGATGCCAAGCTGTTCATACATGAAGAATTGAAAACAAAGTTGAGGTTATTGTTGGATAAG TATGATGCATCACTTGTTCAGTTGGGAAAATCATCACTGGATAATTACAATGACACTGCTGACATCATCAAGGCTCCAAAAAAGGATCTGTCTAGTTATTACGATAAGATCTGCCACTGCATGGATGAGCTAGGCCTGGTCTGTGCTATTGAG GCTACTAAGATCTGTATAGATGCTGTAAGTTCTTCAAATTCTACTGATCGTCACGACTTTGTCATGGTGAATGTAGCTCAGTGCAAATCTTTTCTTGAGGAAGTATTGCAAAAACTTGCAGAAAGATTGCCAGCAG attttgaactactTTTGAAGACTGAAAATGATTGTGCAGCGGCTGTACAAAAGGGTTACATCTCTTCAAAGCTATATGAACTTATTCAAATCATTCGGTCTCTTGG GATGCCCAGCCAAGTAGTCTGCCTCATCTTTGTTGAAAGAAATATTACTGCTAAAGTTTTGGAAAGGTTTATTAAGAAAGTTTGTTTTTTATCACATTTCACTGTGTCATACTTGGCTGGAGGGTCTTCTTCAGTTGATGCACTAACCCCAAAAACGCAAAAGGATACTCTGGATTCCTTTCGTTCAGGGAAG GCAAATTTACTATTTACCACTGATGTCGCTGAAGAGGGTACCGATGTGCCAGATTGTTCATGTGTAATCCGTTTTGATTTGCCGAAAACAGCTCGTAGTTACATTCAGTCTCATGGCCGAGCTCGACAAGCTGGTTCTCATTACGTTATCATGCTTGAACG TGGGAATTTGCAACAAAGAGATTTGTTATTTGATATCATCAAGAATAAGCATTCAACGGTTGACATCGCATTAAACAGAGACCAAGACTCCCTTGTATCTATAGTGTCTATTAATGAAGATTTAGGTGCTTATTATGTTGATTCAACTGGAGCAAGTGTTACTGCTGACTCTAGTGTCAGTCTCATAAATACATATTGTCAAAACCTTCCAAGAGACAA GTTCACTTTGGATGGCGGGTACTATGAGTGCACAATAACTTTGCCTCCAAATGCTGCAATTCAGACAATAGTTGGTCCAGCTAATCAAAATTCACATGTAGCAAAAAAGCTTGCATGCCTGGAGGCTTGCAAAAGACTACATCAATCAGGAGCACTTAATGATCATCTTCTTCCTTGTGTTCAAGAGCACTTGGATGATGTGAAAGCTGAAAAAACTGGGGAATCAGCTAAAGGAGCAG GAACGACGAAGAGAAAAGAATTGCATGGAATGACAACTGCTCATGCTATGTCAGGAACATGGGCACACCAAAATGATGGTATTATTCTGCAGGGATATAAGCTAAATTTCTCGTGCAACCGGATCGGCGAGAACTATTCTGCCTTTATCCTATTAATTGATGCAATTTTAGATCAAGATGTTGCTTGCAAGGAAATAGATCTTTACTTAATTGACAAAATGGTTAAAGCTGATATTTCTCCCTGTGGACCAATTGCATTGGATAAGAAGCAG CAGGTAGACCAAGGAAAGCTTTTCCAGGAGTTGTTTTTTAATGGTTTATTCGGGAAGTTATTTACAGGATCCAAGTCATCTGGGGTGTCAAGGAAATTCTTACTTAGTGATAATAGATCATTGTGGAACACATCAAATATGTATATGCTCTTACCTCTAGATTCTTCTTGTGCTCACAAGCATGATAAAGTAAGCATTAATTGGAAGGCGATAAGTGCAAGCGCTTCAGTGGTTAAATTTATGAGAGAAATTTATTCATCTAGAGGACAAAACGGTCCAGTTGTAGATTCCAAATGTGGTTCCTCTGAGACAAGGGGTTCTATGCCAGATATGATCCACCTAGCCAATCGCTTTGCAGAGCCTCAGAGTCTCAAAGGTGTGGTAGTTTTGGCAATCCATACAGGAAGGATTTATTGTGTTCTAGATGTGGTTACTGGTTTGACTGCTGATAGTCCATTTGATGGGAATTCTCGGAAACAATCATCAGATACTTGGACATTCTCAGAGTACTTCAGTAAGAA GTATGGAATTGTGCTTCAACATCCAAGGCAACCATTATTGTTGTTGAAGAGCAGTCACAATCCTCATAATCTTTTATCTTCAAAGTCTGGAACTGAAG GTAATTTTGTACCGAAAAGATCTAATGGTAAGAATGTGTCTCTAAATCATGTTCACATGCCTCCAGAGCTTCTAGTTGATATTGATGTACCATACGAAGTCTTGAAATCTTTTTACTTGCTACCTTCTTTGATGTACCGAGTGGAATCCTTGATGTTAGCCTGCCAACTAAGGAAGGAAATTTCTTTCTGTTCTAGCAATCCTATACCAAGCTTCCTG ATTTTGGAAGCAATTACTACGCTGAGATGTTGTGAAGACTTCTCCATGGAGCGGTTGGAACTATTAGGGGACTCCGTTTTAAAATATGCAGTGAGTTGTTCTCTCTTTCTAAAATTTCCTGGGAAACACGAAGGGAAATTGTCCTCCGACCGGATAAAAATAATTCGTAATGCCACTCTTCATAGCTTGGGAACTAAACATGGCATACAG GGTTACATACGTGATGCTGCATTTGAACCTCGTAGATGGGTTGCTCCTGGACATATTTCAATACACCGTGTTCCTTGTAAATGTGGATTAAATGACAATGAAGTGCCAAATATAATTTTGGATACAATTAGTGACAAGTCTATTGTGATAGGAAAGGCATGTGATAGAGGACACAGGTGGCTCTGCTCAAAAACAATATCAGATTGTGTCGAGGCTCTGATAGGTGCATATTATGTTGGTGGTGGGCTACCTGCTGCTCTTGCATTTATAAAGTGGCTAGGAATTGATACCGAGTTTGAGCCTGATATGGTTGAGGAGGCTATAAGAACTGCATCAGGTTGGACATaccttcccaaaattcatgaaataGAAACACTGGAATCAAAAATTGGCTACAAGTTTACTGTCAAAGGTCTTCTTCTGGAATCTATTACCCATGCATCTCAGCAAGAATTAGGAGTCTTCTTCTGCTATCAG CGTCTTGAATTCTTGGGTGACTCAGTTTTGGACCTGCTCATTACGTGGCATCTCTTTCAGCGCCATAAAGATATTGACCCTGGGGAATTAACTGATTTAAGATCTGCATCagtaaataatgaaaattttgcTCAAGTAGCTGTCAGGCATAAGCTTCAGCAGCACCTCCAACATAATTCTGGATTACTTTTAGAGCAAATAACAGAGTTTGTCAAGAGACTTGAGGATTCAGATGAAAACAAGTATATGCTTTTGTCAAATGGTTCATCTAAAGTACCTAAG GTCCTTGGAGACATGGTTGAAAGTATTGCCGGTGCCATATTGATAGATACAAAGCTTGATTTAGATAAAGTATGGGAAATTTTTGAGCCATTACTCTCCCCAATTGCCACTCCAGAGAACCTTGAGTTGCCACCTCTACGTGAACTTACTGAATTATGTAGCCACCATGGTTACTTCTTGAATACAACATGCACAAATGAGGGGGACATGAATGTTGCTGTTCTTGAGGTACAACTGGAGGATGTTCTGTTGGTAAGGGAAGGTCGTGAGAAGAATAAAAAAGCTGCAAAAGGGCAAGCAGCATATTTGCTGTTGAAGGACTTGGAA GAAAAAGGATTTTTGCACTCCCGGCATGCCTCCAAAGGGACACAAGCTGAAGAAAAGATTGCAAGCCACAAAGAATCTGTTGAAAAATCTGGTAGTTTAATGTTGGATATTGAGATTCCTACGCCAGCAAAGCACGGTGAAGTAGTCAATTCCAAGAATGTTTCTGTTCCCAGCCCAGGTAAACCAG tGGCTTTGACAGTCAAAATGCAAAAAGGTGGGCCTCGAACTGCACTGTATGAACTCTGCAAAAGATGTCAATGGCCAATGCCTAGCTTTGAAACATTAGAGTGGAAGCCAAG TGGCGACCAGATGAATGAATGTACCGAAGGGGGAGACGCCAACCGTCACATGTTTGTATCAGGCATAACGCTGCAtataccaaattccaccatcatcaaaCGCAAGGGGGACCGGCGTCCTGATAAGAAGAGTTCACAAGATTCTGCAGCACTAACCATGCTTTATGAGCTTGAGAAACTGGGCAGGTGCCAGATTGAGGTGCAACAACCGGCCGAAAGAATTTCATGA